The Lewinella sp. 4G2 nucleotide sequence CAGTAAAGTCGAAACAGGGGGAGATCAGGTAGCTTTCTTCGCCGTTGAAGTAATCGCCGAAGAGGTTCGTCACCCAGGCGTTGGAGCCCTGCGGTGCCTCCCCGATCACGGTGCCGCGGGGTTGCCCCCAGGCCCAGCTGATGGGGCCACGGCCGGAGCGGCCCGGCACCCAGAAGCCGTCGTTGTCCTCAAAATCTTCCGTGTAGGGAAAGTCTTCGATGGTGGGTTGGCGGACGATGGAGAGCGTCAGTTCGTCGTTCTCCGCGTCGGCGTCACCTTCGATCATCGTCCGGACCTTGAACTGGTACCGGCCCGGATCATTCAGGCTAGCCGGGTTATCAAAGGTGAAAAACTCAGTGGAGTCCACGCCCACCACGCCGGTGAAGACGCCGTCGAAGGGATAGTCGATGGTCGCCTCCCGGCCGTTGATGGAGTAGCCGATCTCGAAGAAGGACTGGGGTTCGCCACCGTAATTCGTAATGCCAATGGTTACGTTTTGCGCCGCGTTTCCGCACCCGGTTTGGGGGGAGCGGATCTCAGTAATCCCTAGGTCCACCGCCGGGCGGGTGGTGAAGTTGAAGGGGCCGCGGAGGTCGGAGGTATCCGCGCGGTCATTACACAGCGTAGAGAGGTAGAGGCTGTAGCTGAAGCCGGGCTCGAGGTTGGTGATCCGGCGGACGCGATTGTCGATTACCAACTCCGTAGCGACACCACTCACGGTGGGGTCGAAACTTCCGATGGCGTACTGGATTAGGTATTCCGGGTCGTCGGAGGCCGGGTTGCCGCGGAAGCTGATGTCCACCGTCGTTGAGCGCACCCGTTCCACTACGATGCCGGAAAGCGGCGGCGCGGCGCAGGCTACGCAGGCCGCGGTGGTGGTAAAAATATCCGTCCCTCCCGTGGGGTCGGCGGCGGCGAAGAGCACTTCGTCATTGTTATTCAGCAGTTGGAAGCTGATCTCCTCGGGGAAGGCACCTTCGCGGAAATCCAGCGCAATCGCGTCACCGTCGGTCACGGGCACGTAGAAGGTCTGGCTCGATCCATTACCCAGCGTAAAGGTGAAGGGTTGGCTACCCACGCGCACGATCAGTTGCCCGCCGTTCCAACCGTCTCCCCGCACGAGGTCTTCCAGCACCACCTGGTATTCACAGGTCTGCGCCGCGAGGGGGGCAATGAAAAGCAGGAACAATACGGACAGAAAGTAGCGGTGGGTCATCGGGGAAAGGTTGTAGCGGGTAAAGTTAACAAGCAGGCGCTGCCGCAGGTGCAGGGCGGAGGACAATTAACCAGGACCGGCCCGCCTAACAAATGACTTGCTGAAATGCTCGAATGTAGACAAACACAAAGGACTGAGCGGGGCGGAGGCTTGAACACCCACAAAACTGATGTGTTGTACCGACATCAATTCTCGAGGTGCCCTACCCGATTTGGCCGGGCACCCTCACCCAATCGAAACAACTATGAAACATTTATTCTCCCTTCTGTTCCTCTCCGTATTCATCGTCGCCTGTGGCGGCCCCGAAGGCCAGGAAGTTACCGCCGGTGAAGCCATCGAAGAAGGCACCGAAGTCGTAAAATCCGAAGCCTCCACCCAGTACCTCGTGGACCCTACTGCCAGCAAGATCATGTGGGAAGGCACCAAGGTAATTGGCGGCGGCCACACCGGTGAGATCCCCGTTGAGAACGGACAGATCATCGTCACTAACGAGGGCCAGCGCATCGTCGGCGGCCAGTTCGCCATGGACCTCCGTAAAATGACCAACACCGATATGCCCGCCGACGAAGGTGGCGACAAACTCATCGGCCACCTCAAAGCCCCGGACTTCTTCGACGTTGCCAAGTACCCCATGGCGACGTTCGACCTCAAGAGCGTCCAACCGAAGGAAGGCGAGGAGTACACCCACGAACTGATGGGCAACCTTACCCTAAAGGGTATTGCGAAATCCGTAAAGATCCCCGCCACCGTCACCTTTGCCGACGGCAAACTGATGGCCAAAACCCCCAAGTTCACCATCGACCGCAACGAGTGGGGCATATCCTACAATAACAGCACTTTCGATCTGGCCAAGGATAGAATCATCAGTGATGAGATTGGCCTCCAGATTGACCTGGTAGCCAATGAGGACTAGGGCTTAGCGCTCCAATCTTCCTCCGGTACGAGGATTAATGATCCTCCTACCAAAGCAGAAAGGGAGCCTGACCGTGAGGTTAGGCTCCCTTTTTGATTTTGGAGTTCCTCTTATGGGGTTGAGAATTTAGCTATTGACTAATAATCTCGGTCAAGATCATCTTCAAATGGCCTCTTTACCGCCCCGCCGACGCCGTCTTCCCTAACCACATCACCTTACCGAGCCCGCGGATATTCGCTCCGGGCCGGTCCGCCAAACCGAGGAGCATGCCGCCGCCACCGGCTCCACAGATCTTGAGGCGGTAGCCTTCTCCGGACCACTGTTTACGGATGGGTTTGGGAATGAAGGTCCGCATCTGCTGCAGCTGAAATTCACTGATGGTAGTGAAGGCTTTTTTTAGTTCAGCCCTGTTTCCGCTGATTAACGCGGTAATGGCGGCATCCGCACTGGGTTTCCAGCGGTTGTTGACCAGTTCGGCGAAGTCCGGCTTCCCATCGTACGCTTCGGTAAACTTTCGAATGAGGGTGGAAGCCTTGCGCGAACGCCCGGTATCCACCAGGAAGAAGTTATCCGCCCAACCTTTGGGAAGCTCTGCGGCACGGGGCGCTTCCCCACCACCAATGATGGTGGGTTGGCGGAGGTAGCAAATTAAGGGGTCGGTACCAGAGCTATCGCCGTGGAAGTAACTCTCCATCTGCGCCAGTTGCTGGCGGAGGGCTTCTCCCCGCAGTGCTTTCCCGGCCTCCGTCGCGAAACGGTCGAATACGGCGGCCACGACGGCGCCACTGCTGCCGAGTCCGTACCCGACGGGGATGTTACCAATCAGGCGCCAGTCCTCGAGCAATTGGTCTTCGAGTGCATTCGTATCGAGGATGTCCGCCGGCACTTCCCGCTTCAGGTAATCGCAGAATTGGAGGAGGGATTCATCCGGCCGATCTTCCTTCCAACTTAGGGAAAGGCGCTCGTAGGGCACGGCCAGGCCGCGGCCTCCGCGCAGTACGGTATGCTCCCCAAACAGTAAGACTTTAGCCGGATATTTATTCGCCATGCCCCACGATAACTAACGAGAATTTAAAGTGGTTTTTGATTTTCGGGACATATCTGGAATAATGACAAACCCCGTACAAACAATGCAATTCCGTAACGAGTTGCAACAGCTAATTGGGTGGCTTACCTGGCCCGCTTTCGACCATTTCCCGCCCCGCGTTGTTGCCGCAGCAGTACCACTTCTACCCACCGGTCAGTCCCCTGTTCCCGGCACCGTTTACGCGCCGAATTTTATCGCCTGACCACTCCCTCCAAAGACCCACCCCATGAAACTTGACCACATCGGCATTGCGGTGGCTGACGCTAGCGCGGCGGAAGAGTTGATCACCCGCCTCCTCGGGCGCCCGGCCTACAAACACGAGGAGGTAAGCAGCCAGCAGGTGATGACCACCTTCTTCGACGCCGGTGCCACCAAAGCCAAACTGGAACTCGTCAGCCCCGCCGGGCCGGAGAGCGTCCTCCACAAATACCTCGGCAAACGGGGGCCGGGCATCCACCACCTTGCGTTTGAGGTAGAGGATATCCACCGTGAAATGGAACGACTGGCGGCAGATGGCTTCGAGCTCCTCCAAACCACCCCCAGCCGGGGCGCCGACAACAAACTGGTTTGCTTCCTCCACCCTCGCAGCACCAACGGCATCCTCGTGGAGATCTGCCAATCCACGGATAACCCCACCGGCGGGGAAGCCAGTGACGCGGCGTACTGGTCCCAACGCTACCACGCCAGCCTGACGGGTTGGGACGCCGGCCGCATCACCACCCCCATCAAAGAACTCTTCGACGGGCTGGAGGATAAGGACCTCCGCATCCTCATCCCCGGCGCCGGCAACGGCCACGAAGCGGAGTACGCCTGGAAGCAAGGGTTCCGCAACGTGGTGGTACTGGACATCGCTCCGGAACCACTCGCAGCTCTTCAGCAACGCGTCCCCGACTTCCCGGCGGAGCAGATGGTCTGCGGCGACTTCTTCCAATACGAGGGGGAGTACGACCTCATCGTGGAGCAAACCTTTTTCTGTTCCTTCCCCCCTACCCCGGCCAACCGGAAGGCTTACGCGGCGAAGATGCACGACCTCCTCGTCCCCGGCGGCCGACTGGCCGGTTTGTGGTTTGACATCCCGCTCGCCGATGGCCAGCAAAAACGTCCCTTTGGCGGCAGCCGCGCTGAATACCTTTCCTACTTCGAGCCCTACTTCAACGTAATTCGCTTTTCCACGGCCAGCAATTCCATCCCGCCCCGGGCCGGCCGCGAGCTCTTTGGCGTTTTCCAAAAGACCACATGAACGCCGAAAAGAAACTCCTCTTCGTCCTGGCCGCCGTCCAGTTCTCCCACATCATCGACTTCATGATCATCATGCCACTGGGCAAGACGATCATGGAGGAGTTCGCCATCTCCCCCGGGCAGTTTGCCTGGGTGGTCTCGGCCTACGCCGGCGCTGCCCTTACCGGTAATTTGATCAGTACGGCCTTCATCGATCGGTTCGACCGGCGGACGGCGCTGCTCTTTCTCTTCGCCGGTTTTACGGTGGGTACGCTGGGCTGTGCCTTTGCGCCTACCTACGCCTGGCTGCTGGTTTTGCGGTCCTGCACCGGCATTTTCGGTGGCACCCTCGGGGCACTGGTGCTGGCCATTGTGGGCGACGTCATTCCGCTCGAGCGCCGGGCCTCGGCGATGGGTTGGGTGATGACGGCCTTTTCGGCGGCCAGCGTGGTGGGCGTCCCGTCGGGCATCTGGATTGCGAGCCGTTACGGTTGGCACGCGCCATTTGTGGCCACGGCGATCATTGCGGCGGTCTTCTGGTTGCTCGCCAGCCGTTTCGTGCCTTCCCTGCGGGGCCACCTCGCCGAAGCAGATTTGGCGCTGCCGCGGGTGCCGGGTAAGGACCGGAACGTACCGGCCTCTATTCTGGTGGACGAAGCCGTCCAACCCATACAGGAAGTGCTGGCGCCAATGACCGGCCTCCGTAAAGTGGTGGATCCCTTCGTCAAGATCTTCTCCAACGCCAACCAGCGGGCGGCCCTGCTCTTCACGATGTCGCTCATGCTGGGTCACTTCACCGTCATTCCCTTCATCGCGCCCTACATGCAGATCAACATCGGGTTTGAGGACGACCAGATCAGTTTGGTTTACCTCATCGGGGGGATCCTGACGGTTGTCCTTCTTCCCCTCTTCGGGAAATTGGCCGACCGCTACGGGCGGATGCTCATCTTCACGGTCGCCTCCTTCTTCGCGCTGGCCAGCATTTACCTGCTAACCAATCTGGATACGGACTCAATGGTCATTGGTTTGTTGGTGACGTCCTCCTTCTTCGTCGTAGCCAGTGGCCGCAACGTACCGGCGACGACGATGATCACTTCCGTCGTCAAACCGGAGAACCGGGGAAGTTTCATGTCGATCCGCCAATCCGTCAACGAAGCCGCGTTGTTCGGCAGCACGATCGTTGCCGGCTTCATCATCACGGAAGGGGAAAACGGCTTACTGGTTGGGTACGAAAAACTGGGCTACTTCACCATGGTGATGAGTGTCCTGGCGGTTTTTGCGGCCAGTCGGATCAAGGCGATCGCTTGAGATTGCGGGTGGGTCCCGTCCCCATTTCTTGGCACCTGCGGCAGCGCCCGCTTATCTCGTTAGAAGACCACCGTGGTAAGCTTCGCCGGATGCACTAGTTTTGTGGCTTACTCGGATAAGCCCGAACGACCATGAAATTAGCTCTATTTGTCTCCGGCGGCGGCTCTAATGCCCGCGTGATCATCGATCGTTTTCAGGCCCACCCGGAGGAAGGGGTGGAAGTTGTATTACTGGTTAGCAACAAGGCCACCGCGCCGGCACTGACGATGGCTGCGGAACGGAACATCCCTACGCTGGTCATCAAGCGGGCAGAATTTCGGGATACGACCAACCTGTTGGGCCACCTGGAAAACTTCGGGGTGGACTTCATTGCGCTGGCGGGTTTCCTTTGGCTCGTACCGGCCTACCTGGTCAACGCCTTCCCGGACCGTATTCTCAACATCCACCCAGCGCTACTACCGAATTACGGTGGGAAAGGGATGTACGGCGCCAACGTACACCGGGCCGTAAAGGCGAACGGGGAGCTAGAAAGTGGGATCACGATCCACTACGTCAACGAGCGCTACGACGAAGGCAACACCGTGTACCAAGCCGCCACCCGGCTCGACCCGGACGATACACCCGAGCAAATTGCCGAGCGGGTGTTACGGCTGGAGCACGGGAATTACTGGCGGGTGATTCGGGGGTTGGTTGGGGGTTAGGTTGAACTAATTTTATTTGCTCTTTACTGACTGGACAACCCAATTTAAAGGGTCTAGGTACCGGACGGCCATCACCGGACGCTCGCAGGAGCTCAATTCTTGCTGCGCGCGAATTGACCACGCTACGAGGTCCTGTAGGGAGGCAGCAATTTTACAAATTACCGAGATCTGAGGTCCTTGTGGCGTCCGACGAAGGAGGTCCCGCAAGCGTCCGGCTTGAATCCAGAATCTCCGCGGATCACCGGACGCTCGCAGGAACTCAATTCTTGCTGCGCGCGAATTGACCACGCTACGAGGTCCTAAAGGGTGGTGACAATTGTCCAAACTACCGAGATCCCAAGTCCTCGTAGCGTCCGACGAAGGAGGTCCTGCGAGCGTCCGGCTTGAACTAAAAATCCCGACCGGAGATCGGGAACCGAAAAAAGCCCACTGCCAGGAGAACCTGAGGGTGGGCTTTTTACCGTTGAGGCGGGGAGGGATTACCCTTCCAGCATCACGATGTACTTGTCGGCATCAACGGCGGCGGGGCTGCGGCCGAAGTCGCGCTTGAGGCGGCGGAAGGCTTCGAGGGCTTCGTCGTTGCGGCCCTGGTTCTGGAGCAGTTGGCCCAATTTACTGAGGTAGTAACCAGCCGTAACGTAGTTGTCGCCGGAGGCAGCCACGGCTTCTTTGTACTGGTTGATGGCAGCATCGTAGTTGCCGAGTTCGCTTTCGGCGTCGCCGATCACACCGGCCTTCATGGCGGGGAGGAGGGCACCGTCCGCATCGAAGCGGTTGGCGAATTCTTTGGCCGCGTCGAACTGGCCGAGATTGAGGTAGGATACCGCCGCGTAGTACTGGGCGAGGTTACCGGCCTTGGTGCCACCGTATTCGTCGATGATGTCGAGGAAGCCATACTCACCGGGAGCGGGCTCTTCGAGGGCGATGGCGAAACTGTCGCGCTCAAAGGCGGACTGGGCTTTCATCAGGTAAGCCTGGGCGTTACGCTCGGCGGGCGCCTTGACGAGGGTCTGGTAGATGAAAAAGGCAGCGATGAGCAAAATCAAACCAACGATCGCACCGAGGATGATGGTCTTGTTGCGTTCGAAAAAGTCGACACCCTGGTCGCGAACCTCAACGATATCGACGAGGGTATCGTCGCCTTCGATGATGGGGCCAGTAGTGTTAGAAGTGTTGACTGCGTTGCGGCGGCCGGTGGCGGGGGTACCGGAAGGGCGGCGGCCGATGTTATTCTTTCTTGCCATAACTTAGAATTTGCGCTTTTGGGAAAGTCGAATTTCTGACCACTGATCCGTCAGGGCCGTCTAAAGCGAGCGCAAAGATAGTAATTAGTTGGGTAGTACTTAGTCGGGTAGTCGGGTAGTACTTTATGTGAGAGTATTGTAGTGGTTAGCTTCTAGTATCACAGGACTTCGTCCTTAGTTCCTAGCCCTATTCGGGCTTGGTTTTTACTGGAATGTCTATCCGTACATCTCCAGCATGGCCAGTAGGTCTGCTTTGGTATTGGCTTCGTGGACGGGCTTATCCTCCCGCCAACGGAGCATGCGGGGGAAGCGGAGGGCGACGCCGGATTTGTGGCGGGAGCTCTCCCGGATTCCCTCAAACCCAATCTCAAAAACGTGCTTCACCTTTACGCTGCGGACGGGGCCGAAGGACTCAATCGTGTTTTTGCGTACCCAGGCCGTAATGCGGTTGAATTCTTTGTCAGTGAGGCCGGAGTAGGCTTTAGTGAAGGGGACCAATTTTTCTCCGTCCCACACGCCAAAGGTGAAGTCGGTAAAGAGATTGGCGCGGCGGCCGTGGCCCCGCTGGGCGTACATCATGACGGCGTCGATGGTGAGGGGGTCGATCTTCCATTTCCACCAATCCCCCTTTTTGCGGCCCTGGCGGTAGGGGCTGTTCTTGCGTTTGAGCATGATGCCCTCGCTGTGCTTTTCGCGGGAGGTTTCTCGTTCGGCGGCCAGCTCTTCCCAGGTGGACCACTCTACGACGGGGCTGAGGTGGACGATGCCCTGGGTATCGTTTTCGGCCAGGAGCTTCTCCAGTAGCTCGCGGCGTTCGGACATGGGCCGGGGGCGGATGTCCTCCCCTTCGATCTCCAGCAAGTCGTAGGCCATCAGGCTGATGGGGGCGGACTCCATCAGTTTCTTACTCACTTTTTTGCGGCCGATCCGGGTTTGGAGGACGTTGAAGCCGAGCGGTTTGCCGTCGCGGTAGGGAAGGATCTCCCCGTCGATCACAGTACCGTTTGGCAGTAATTCGGCGAGGGGGGCGTATTCCGGGTACTTATCGGTCACCAGCTCTTCGCCGCGTGACCAAACGAAAAGCTCATCGTCCCGTACGATGACCTGGCCGCGGATGCCGTCCCATTTGTGTTCGGCTTGCCACTCCTCGGGCCCGCCGAGGTCCGCGGGTTCTTGTTCCAGCTGGTAGGCGAGGTAGAAGGGATAGGGCCGGCTGATGTCGTCCGTTGCCGATTCGCTGTTGATGAGGTCGTCATAGGTAGTGTCGTTGGGTGTCCAATTGCCCATCAGGCGGTGGGCGAGGTTGGTTTCTTCGATGCCGGTCGCTTTACTGAGGGCGCGGGTCATCAGTTTTTGGGAGACGCCAACGCGGAAGTTGCCGGTGATTAGTTTGTTGAAGAGGTAGCGTTCGGTGTAGTCCAAGACCCGCCAGGCATCGGTGACGGCTTCGCGCTTGCCCTCCTCGTCGTATTTAGCCAGGGACTGTACGATTTCGATCCAATCCGTCAACGGCCGGTCGCTCAGGCTATCGGGCGGGGGGAGTACTAGGGCAATGGTTTCGGCGAGGTCCCCTACCACGTGGTAAGATTCTTCGAGGATCCAGGTGTCGATACCGGCGTAGTCGGCGGCCCAGGCGCGGAGGAGTTTGGAGTTGACGGTCCGTTTGGGCCGGCGGTGGCTCAGCAGGGCGATCGTCCAGAGTTTATCCTGATCGCTTTCTACGGTCGTGAAATAATCGGCCAGCGCCGCGACCTTGTCGTTGGTCTTGGTCGTCCGGTCGAGGCGGCGGAACATTTCGGCGAAGTGGCGCATAATTAGTCTGTAGTCTTTAGTCTGTAGTCTGTAGTAATTAGGCTCTCCAGGCGGGCTCAAATCCGAGCGCAGCGACAATTTGAGGTTCCTCGAGCGGTCGGGAGTTTTTAGTCTGTAGTCTATAGTCTGCAGTCTGCAGTTCGGCCAAGCGGTTTAGGTGGATACGCTCTCTTCTTCTTCCTTCTTCGTCTCGATCTCCGCCAGTTCGCCTTCGTATTCGGTTTCTAGTTCTACGGCGTTGTAGCCTAATCCGCGGAGGTACTTGCTGAAGAGGGCGGTGTAGCCGTGGGTGACGTAGATGTTGTCCGCTCCCGTCAGGTCGATGGCTTCTAGAAGGGAGGGCCAGTCGCAGTGGTCGCTCAGTACGAAGCCGCGGTCGGCGCCCCGGCGGCGGCGGGCTCCGCGGAGGGTCATCCAGCCGGAGGCGGCACCTACGCGGGCGCGGCCGAACTTCTTCATCCAGGTTTGCCCGACGGCACCGGGGGTGGCGATCACCATGTTACCGGGATACTCCTTTTTGTCGATGGCCTGGGTAACGCGGACGGTCGGTGGCAGGTCGATCCCCTGTGCGCGGATGACTTCATTGGTGTTTTCGATGGCACCGTGGGTGTAAATGGTTCCCAAGCTCGGGTCCAGTCCCTGCAGCAGGCGTTGGGCTTTGCCGAGGGCGTAGGCGGTGACGACGCTCACCTGATTGTCTTCCTTATTGGCGCGCCACCAATCATTGATGTCGGCAAACACCTCCTCCTGCGGTACCCAGCGGTAGACGGGCAGTCCGAAGGTCGATTCCGTGATGAAGTGCTGGCACTTTACTGGTTCGTAGGCTTCGCTGAGGCCGTCGTCCTCCAATTTGTAGTCGCCGCTGGCCACCCAAATCTCTCCCTTGTACTCCACGCGGATCTGGGCCGAACCGATGATGTGCCCCGCCGGGTGGAAACTGAATTTAACGCCATTAATGGTCTTTACCTCGCCGTACTCCACCGTTTCGATGTTCACGTCGCCCAGCCGGTAGTTGATCACGGGGGCGGCCGTGCGGGTGCAGAGGTAGTGTTTGCTGCCCCAGCGGGAATGGTCCGCGTGGCCGTGGGTGATCATGGCGTAGTCCACCGGCTTCCACGGGTCGATGTATACGTTTGCGCGTTCGCAGAAAATTCCTCGGTCCGTGAAGGTTAGTAGTGCCATTGGTGGTGGAACGGGGAAAGGGGGGAGTGTGTTTGTCTTGGTGGTTTGGTGCTTTGTTTTCTACAAGAAGGATAAGGGGGTAAAGGGGAGAAGGAGGGGAGGGATTTGGTGCTTTAGCTACGCTGTTACTTCGTGGTAGGGCTTCGGTACAATTTTTCGCAAAGAAGTTTAAGGCGGAAGAGAGGATTAAGGGGAGAGGGTGGTGGTGTTTTGGTGCTTTGGTATTTTGGTGCTTTGGGTGCTTTGTTTTCGACAAGAAGGATAAGGAGATAAGGGAGATTAAGGGGAGAAGGATGGTGGTACTTTGGTCCCTACGCCAACAAATCGTGCACCACGTGGCCGTGTACATCCGTCAGGCGGAAGCGGCGGCCTTGGTGTTTGAAGGTCATGGCTTCGTGGTCGATGCCGAGGAGGTGGAGGAGGGTGGCCTGGAAGTCGTGGATGTGGACGGGGTTTTCGGTGATGTTGTACCCAAAATCGTCGGACTTGCCGTAGACCAGGCCGGGCTTGACGCCGCC carries:
- a CDS encoding YceI family protein → MKHLFSLLFLSVFIVACGGPEGQEVTAGEAIEEGTEVVKSEASTQYLVDPTASKIMWEGTKVIGGGHTGEIPVENGQIIVTNEGQRIVGGQFAMDLRKMTNTDMPADEGGDKLIGHLKAPDFFDVAKYPMATFDLKSVQPKEGEEYTHELMGNLTLKGIAKSVKIPATVTFADGKLMAKTPKFTIDRNEWGISYNNSTFDLAKDRIISDEIGLQIDLVANED
- a CDS encoding mevalonate kinase; protein product: MANKYPAKVLLFGEHTVLRGGRGLAVPYERLSLSWKEDRPDESLLQFCDYLKREVPADILDTNALEDQLLEDWRLIGNIPVGYGLGSSGAVVAAVFDRFATEAGKALRGEALRQQLAQMESYFHGDSSGTDPLICYLRQPTIIGGGEAPRAAELPKGWADNFFLVDTGRSRKASTLIRKFTEAYDGKPDFAELVNNRWKPSADAAITALISGNRAELKKAFTTISEFQLQQMRTFIPKPIRKQWSGEGYRLKICGAGGGGMLLGLADRPGANIRGLGKVMWLGKTASAGR
- a CDS encoding VOC family protein — its product is MKLDHIGIAVADASAAEELITRLLGRPAYKHEEVSSQQVMTTFFDAGATKAKLELVSPAGPESVLHKYLGKRGPGIHHLAFEVEDIHREMERLAADGFELLQTTPSRGADNKLVCFLHPRSTNGILVEICQSTDNPTGGEASDAAYWSQRYHASLTGWDAGRITTPIKELFDGLEDKDLRILIPGAGNGHEAEYAWKQGFRNVVVLDIAPEPLAALQQRVPDFPAEQMVCGDFFQYEGEYDLIVEQTFFCSFPPTPANRKAYAAKMHDLLVPGGRLAGLWFDIPLADGQQKRPFGGSRAEYLSYFEPYFNVIRFSTASNSIPPRAGRELFGVFQKTT
- a CDS encoding MFS transporter; the encoded protein is MNAEKKLLFVLAAVQFSHIIDFMIIMPLGKTIMEEFAISPGQFAWVVSAYAGAALTGNLISTAFIDRFDRRTALLFLFAGFTVGTLGCAFAPTYAWLLVLRSCTGIFGGTLGALVLAIVGDVIPLERRASAMGWVMTAFSAASVVGVPSGIWIASRYGWHAPFVATAIIAAVFWLLASRFVPSLRGHLAEADLALPRVPGKDRNVPASILVDEAVQPIQEVLAPMTGLRKVVDPFVKIFSNANQRAALLFTMSLMLGHFTVIPFIAPYMQINIGFEDDQISLVYLIGGILTVVLLPLFGKLADRYGRMLIFTVASFFALASIYLLTNLDTDSMVIGLLVTSSFFVVASGRNVPATTMITSVVKPENRGSFMSIRQSVNEAALFGSTIVAGFIITEGENGLLVGYEKLGYFTMVMSVLAVFAASRIKAIA
- a CDS encoding phosphoribosylglycinamide formyltransferase, translating into MKLALFVSGGGSNARVIIDRFQAHPEEGVEVVLLVSNKATAPALTMAAERNIPTLVIKRAEFRDTTNLLGHLENFGVDFIALAGFLWLVPAYLVNAFPDRILNIHPALLPNYGGKGMYGANVHRAVKANGELESGITIHYVNERYDEGNTVYQAATRLDPDDTPEQIAERVLRLEHGNYWRVIRGLVGG
- a CDS encoding tetratricopeptide repeat protein, translated to MARKNNIGRRPSGTPATGRRNAVNTSNTTGPIIEGDDTLVDIVEVRDQGVDFFERNKTIILGAIVGLILLIAAFFIYQTLVKAPAERNAQAYLMKAQSAFERDSFAIALEEPAPGEYGFLDIIDEYGGTKAGNLAQYYAAVSYLNLGQFDAAKEFANRFDADGALLPAMKAGVIGDAESELGNYDAAINQYKEAVAASGDNYVTAGYYLSKLGQLLQNQGRNDEALEAFRRLKRDFGRSPAAVDADKYIVMLEG
- a CDS encoding ATP-dependent DNA ligase; amino-acid sequence: MRHFAEMFRRLDRTTKTNDKVAALADYFTTVESDQDKLWTIALLSHRRPKRTVNSKLLRAWAADYAGIDTWILEESYHVVGDLAETIALVLPPPDSLSDRPLTDWIEIVQSLAKYDEEGKREAVTDAWRVLDYTERYLFNKLITGNFRVGVSQKLMTRALSKATGIEETNLAHRLMGNWTPNDTTYDDLINSESATDDISRPYPFYLAYQLEQEPADLGGPEEWQAEHKWDGIRGQVIVRDDELFVWSRGEELVTDKYPEYAPLAELLPNGTVIDGEILPYRDGKPLGFNVLQTRIGRKKVSKKLMESAPISLMAYDLLEIEGEDIRPRPMSERRELLEKLLAENDTQGIVHLSPVVEWSTWEELAAERETSREKHSEGIMLKRKNSPYRQGRKKGDWWKWKIDPLTIDAVMMYAQRGHGRRANLFTDFTFGVWDGEKLVPFTKAYSGLTDKEFNRITAWVRKNTIESFGPVRSVKVKHVFEIGFEGIRESSRHKSGVALRFPRMLRWREDKPVHEANTKADLLAMLEMYG
- a CDS encoding ligase-associated DNA damage response exonuclease, which gives rise to MALLTFTDRGIFCERANVYIDPWKPVDYAMITHGHADHSRWGSKHYLCTRTAAPVINYRLGDVNIETVEYGEVKTINGVKFSFHPAGHIIGSAQIRVEYKGEIWVASGDYKLEDDGLSEAYEPVKCQHFITESTFGLPVYRWVPQEEVFADINDWWRANKEDNQVSVVTAYALGKAQRLLQGLDPSLGTIYTHGAIENTNEVIRAQGIDLPPTVRVTQAIDKKEYPGNMVIATPGAVGQTWMKKFGRARVGAASGWMTLRGARRRRGADRGFVLSDHCDWPSLLEAIDLTGADNIYVTHGYTALFSKYLRGLGYNAVELETEYEGELAEIETKKEEEESVST